The following are encoded together in the Silurus meridionalis isolate SWU-2019-XX chromosome 2, ASM1480568v1, whole genome shotgun sequence genome:
- the LOC124401230 gene encoding zinc transporter ZIP9 → MDGAVAVLLISLAMFVGCFLLGLIPLLVNFSQQKQQFITVFGAGLLCGTALAIIIPEGVELLEGSSRGSFCSDATAERNNSDSISALKPSSEKRLRPHVFIGASLVLGFTLMFVVDQIAEYCSAHVSRASGYSGSTTATLGLLIHAAADGMALGAAVASSQVSVQVIVFFAVILHKAPAAFGLVSFLMHAGLEKSTVQKHLLAFSCAAPLTAICTYFILIATGGSSEHRLSATGIGMLVSAGTFLYVATVHVLPEINSRGQQRSGPVHHHAGTGAFHHTGLGVLESVTLVVGAGLPVLLALGLPEE, encoded by the exons ATGGACGGAGCCGTGGctgtgttattaatctctctcgCGATGTTTGTGGGATGTTTTCTGCTCGGACTCATTCCATTACTGGTCAACTTTTCCCAG CAGAAACAGCAGTTTATTACTGTGTTTGGGGCGGGGCTTCTATGTGGCACCGCCCTCGCGATTATCATTCCGGAAGGGGTGGAGCTACTGGAGGGGTCATCCAGAG GTTCGTTTTGCTCGGATGCAACAGCTGAGCGAAACAACTCGGATTCGATTTCTGCTCTCAAGCCTTCTTCAGAGAAACGGTTGCGTCCGCACGTCTTCATTGGAGCTTCACTGGTCCTGGGGTTCACACTGATGTTTGTGGTGGATCAGATTGCTGAGTACTGCTCTGCACATG TCTCACGTGCGAGCGGATACAGCGGCAGCACCACTGCGACTCTGGGTCTCCTCATTCACGCAGCAG CTGATGGTATGGCTCTAGGTGCAGCTGTTGCATCATCTCAAGTGTCAGTTCAGGTCATTGTCTTCTTTGCTGTAATTCTACACAAG gcccCTGCTGCATTCGGCCTCGTCTCATTTCTCATGCATGCAGGTCTGGAGAAAAGCACAGTTCAGAAGCATTTGCTGGCTTTTTCCTGTGCAGCACCTCTGACGGCAATCTGCACCTACTTCATCCTAATCGCG ACTGGTGGATCATCAGAACACAGACTCAGTGCAACAGGAATTGGCATGCTGGTCTCTGCTGGGACTTTCCTCTACGTGGCTACGGTGCATGTTCTTCCTGAGATTAACAGCAGAGGGCAGCAGCGGTCCGGTCCGGTTCACCACCACGCGGGAACAGGAGCGTTCCATCACACAGGACTCGGTGTACTGGAAAGCGTCACTCTGGTGGTCGGAGCTGGACTTCCGGTTCTCTTAGCCCTCGGTCTACCTGAGGAATGA
- the slc29a1a gene encoding equilibrative nucleoside transporter 1a: MTATNAPRDRYYAVWIILFILGLGTLLPWNFFMTATMYFTSRLRDSAPAGDKQNGTHDGTEGDTRSVLESKFNNVMTLCAMVPLLIFTCLNSLLHQRIPQKLRICGSLTVILVVFLVTAVLVKVDMEPLTFFIVTMFKIVCINCFGAILQGSLFGLAGLLPGSYTAPIMSGQGLAGTFAAFSMICAIASGSTLQDSAFGYFIMACVVILLAIVSYILLPRMDFFKYYANTSSTKSSGDEENKMDLLNKDALESNKTQSIALDVNAEVTENPAEKTLVVDLTDVNTTPSISVFGIFKKIKVMALSVCFIFTVTIGVFPAVTVDVKPYIAAGGTWAKYFIPVFCFLMFNLMDWAGRSLTAKCTWPGKDSIILPGLVLVRVIFIPLFMLCNVFPRQKLPVVFAHDAWYIVFMIVFSFSNGYLASLCMCFGPKKVAQHEAETAGAIMVFFLSLGLSLGAALSFGFRALI, translated from the exons ATGACGGCTACGAACGCTCCACGAGACAG GTATTACGCTGTATGGATTATATTGTTCATCCTGGGGCTGGGAACACTTCTGCCATGGAACTTCTTCATGACTGCCACCATG TACTTCACCAGCCGTCTCCGAGATTCTGCCCCCGCTGGTGACAAGCAGAACGGGACCCATGATGGCACAGAAGGTGACACACGAAGTGTCCTGGAATCAAAATTTAACAATGTGATGACCCTGTGTGCCATGGTCCCTCTGCTCATCTTCACCTGCCTTAATTCCTTGCTCCATCAGAG GATTCCTCAGAAATTAAGGATCTGCGGCAGCCTCACTGTGATCCTGGTGGTGTTTCTGGTCACTGCAGTGTTGGTCAAGGTGGACATGGAACCTCTAACCTTTTTCATCGTCACCATGTTTAAAATAGTCTGCATCAACT GTTTTGGTGCAATTCTGCAGGGAAGTTTGTTCGGCTTGGCAGGGCTGCTCCCAGGGTCTTACACGGCTCCCATCATGAGCGGCCAGGGATTGGCTGGAACATTCGCAGCCTTTTCCATGATCTGTGCAATCGCCt CTGGCTCAACGCTGCAGGACAGTGCTTTTGGTTACTTCATCATGGCCTGTGTTGTAATTCTGCTGGCCATCGTTTCTTACATCTTGCTGCCCAGAATG gatttctttaaatattatgCAAACACCAGTAGTACCAAATCTTCTGGTGATGAGGAAAACAAGATGGACCTCTTGAACAAAG ATGCGCTGGAAAGCAACAAGACTCAGAGTATAGCGTTAGATGTGAATGCTGAAGTTACGGAAAACCCTGCGGAGAAAACTTTAGTAGTGGATCTGACTGATGTAAATACCACACCTTCCATCTCTGTGTTTGGCATCTTCAAGAAG ATCAAGGTGATGGCCCTTTCAGTGTGCTTCATCTTCACCGTCACTATTGGAGTTTTCCCTGCTGTGACTGTGGATGTCAAGCCCTATATCGCTGCAGGTGGTACTTGGG CAAAATACTTCATTCCCGTGTTCTGCTTCTTGATGTTTAACTTGATGGATTGGGCCGGACGAAGCTTAACAGCAAAGTGCACATGG CCTGGTAAAGACAGTATCATTCTTCCGGGTCTGGTGCTGGTTCGTGTCATCTTCATCCCCCTCTTCATGCTGTGTAACGTGTTCCCCAGGCAAAAGCTGCCTGTAGTGTTCGCCCATGACGCCTGGTACATCGTTTTCATGATTGTCTTCTCATTCAGCAATGGCTATCTCGCCAGCCTGTGCATGTGCTTCGGACCGAA GAAAGTGGCCCAGCATGAAGCAGAGACAGCCGGGGCCATCATGGTCTTCTTTCTGTCCTTGGGTCTGTCGTTGGGAGCTGCACTGTCCTTTGGCTTCAGGGCACTGATCTAA